A genomic window from Cricetulus griseus strain 17A/GY chromosome 4, alternate assembly CriGri-PICRH-1.0, whole genome shotgun sequence includes:
- the Glce gene encoding D-glucuronyl C5-epimerase produces the protein MRCLAARVNYKTLIIICALFTLVTVLLWNKCSSDKAIQFPRHLSGGFRVDGLEKRTAASESNHYANHMAKQQQEEAFPQEQQKAPPIVGGFNSNGGSKVLGLKYEEIDCLINDEHTIKGRREGNEVFLPFTWVEKYFDVYGKVVQYDGYDRFEFSHSYSKVYAQRAPYHPDGVFMSFEGYNVEVRDRVKCISGVEGVPLSTQWGPQGYFYPIQIAQYGLSHYSKNLTEKPPHIEVYETAEERDRNVRPTEWTVPKGCFMASVADKSRSTNVKQFIAPETSEGVSLQLGNTKDFIISFDLKLLTNGSVSVVLETTEKNQLFTVHYISNTQLIAFKDRDIYYGIGPRTSWSTVTRDLVTDLRKGVGLSNTKAVKPTKIMPKKVVRLIAKGKGFLDNITISTTAHMAAFFAASDWLVRNQDEKGGWPIMVTRKLGEGFKSLEPGWYSAMAQGQAMSTLVRAYLLTKDHIFLNSALRATAPYKFLSEQHGVKAVFMNKHDWYEEYPTTPSSFVLNGFMYSLIGLYDLKETAGEKLGKEARSLYERGMESLKAMLPLYDTGSGTIYDLRHFMLGIAPNLARWDYHTTHINQLQLLSTIDESPIFKEFVKRWKSYLKGSRAKHN, from the exons ACTATGCCAACCACATGGccaagcagcagcaggaggaggcatttcctcaggagCAGCAGAAAGCACCCCCTATCGTTGGGGGCTTCAATAGCAATGGGGGAAGCAAGGTGTTAGGTCTCAAATATGAGGAGATTGACTGCCTCATAAATGATGAACACACAATTAAAGGGAGACGAGAAGGGAATGAAGTTTTTCTTCCATTCACTTGGGTAGAGAAATACTTTGATGTTTACGGAAAGGTGGTCCAGTATGATGGCTATGACCGATTTGAATTCTCTCATAGCTATTCCAAAGTCTATGCACAGAGAGCCCCTTACCACCCTGATGGTGTATTTATGTCCTTTGAAGGCTACAATGTCGAAGTCCGAGACAGAGTCAAGTGTATAAGTGGAGTTGAAG gtGTGCCATTATCTACACAATGGGGCCCTCAAGGCTATTTCTACCCAATCCAGATTGCACAGTATGGACTAAGTCATTACAGTAAGAATCTAACCGAGAAACCCCCTCACATAGAGGTATATGAGACAGCAGAAGAAAGGGACAGAAATGTCAGACCTACAGAATGGACCGTGCCCAAGGGCTGCTTCATGGCAAGTGTGGCTGACAAGTCTAGATCCACTAATGTTAAACAGTTTATTGCTCCAG AAACCAGTGAAGGTGTGTCTTTACAGCTGGGAAACACAAAAGACTTCATTATTTCATTTGACCTCAAGCTCTTAACAAATGGGAGTGTGTCTGTGGTTCTGGAGACCACAGAAAAGAATCAGCTCTTCACTGTGCATTATATTTCAAACACCCAGCTAATTGCTTTTAAAGACAGGGACATATACTACGGCATTGGGCCCAGAACTTCGTGGAGTACAGTTACCAGAGACCTGGTCACTGACCTCAGGAAAGGAGTGGGTCTTTCCAACACAAAAGCTGTCAAGCCAACCAAAATCATGCCCAAAAAGGTGGTTAGGTTGATTGCAAAAGGGAAGGGATTCCTGGACAACATTACCATCTCAACCACAGCCCACATGGCTGCATTCTTTGCTGCTAGTGACTGGCTAGTGAGGAACCAGGATGAGAAAGGTGGCTGGCCAATTATGGTGACCCGGAAGTTAGGGGAAGGGTTTAAGTCTTTAGAACCAGGGTGGTACTCTGCTATGGCACAAGGGCAAGCCATGTCTACATTAGTCAGGGCCTATCTTCTAACAAAAGACCATATATTCCTCAATTCCGCTTTAAGGGCAACAGCCCCATACAAGTTTCTGTCAGAGCAGCATGGAGTTAAAGCCGTGTTCATGAATAAACATGACTGGTATGAAGAATATCCAACTACACCTAgctcttttgttttaaatggctTTATGTATTCTTTAATTGGGCTGTATGACCTAAAAGAAACAGCAGGGGAGAAGCTTGGAAAAGAGGCGAGATCCTTGTATGAGCGTGGCATGGAATCTCTTAAAGCCATGCTGCCCTTGTATGATACTGGCTCCGGAACCATCTATGACCTTCGCCACTTCATGCTGGGCATTGCTCCTAACCTGGCCCGCTGGGACTATCACACCACCCACATCAACCAGCTGCAGCTGCTCAGTACCATCGATGAGTCTCCAATCTTCAAAGAATTTGTCAAGAGGTGGAAAAGCTACCTTAAAGGCAGCAGGGCAAAGCACAACTAG